A part of Rattus norvegicus strain BN/NHsdMcwi chromosome 4, GRCr8, whole genome shotgun sequence genomic DNA contains:
- the Asic3 gene encoding acid-sensing ion channel 3 isoform X5, whose protein sequence is MKPRSGLEEAQRRQASDIRVFASSCTMHGLGHIFGPGGLTLRRGLWATAVLLSLAAFLYQVAERVRYYGEFHHKTTLDERESHQLTFPAVTLCNINPLRRSRLTPNDLHWAGTALLGLDPAEHAAYLRALGQPPAPPGFMPSPTFDMAQLYARAGHSLEDMLLDCRYRGQPCGPENFTVIFTRMGQCYTFNSGAHGAELLTTPKGGAGNGLEIMLDVQQEEYLPIWKDMEETPFEVGIRVQIHSQDEPPAIDQLGFGAAPGHQTFVSCQQQQLSFLPPPWGDCNTASLDPDDFDPEPSDPLGSPRPRPSPPYSLIGCRLACESRYVARKCGCRMMHMPGNSPVCSPQQYKDCASPALGRMYWFWISSLRPSTMKRWNKRRPMKCRSCWETLGDRWDCLLEQACLPSLRSSTISVRFSKTESWGISGTEGALKSALATLW, encoded by the exons ATGAAACCTCGCTCCGGACTGGAGGAGGCCCAGCGGCGACAGGCCTCAGACATCCGGGTGTTTGCCAGCAGCTGCACAATGCATGGTCTGGGCCACATCTTTGGCCCTGGAGGCCTGACCCTGCGCCGAGGGCTGTGGGCCACAGCTGTGCTCCTGTCGCTGGCGGCCTTCCTCTACCAGGTGGCTGAGCGGGTTCGCTACTATGGGGAGTTCCACCATAAGACCACCCTGGATGAGCGTGAGAGCCACCAGCTCACCTTCCCAGCTGTGACTCTGTGTAATATCAACCCACTGCGCCGCTCACGCCTCACACCCAATGACTTGCACTGGGCTGGAACAGCGCTGCTGGGCCTGGACCCTGCTGAACATGCTGCCTACCTTCGTGCACTGGGCCAGCCCCCCGCACCACCTGGCTTCATGCCCAGTCCGACCTTTGACATGGCACAACTCTACGCCAGAGCCGGCCACTCCCTTGAGGACATGTTGTTGGATTGCCGATACCGTGGCCAGCCCTGTGGGCCTGAGAACTTCACAGTG ATCTTTACTCGAATGGGGCAATGCTACACCTTCAACTCTGGTGCCCACGGTGCAGAGCTGCTCACCACTCCAAAGGGTGGTGCTGGCAACGGACTGGAGATTATGCTAGATGTACAGCAAGAGGAGTATCTGCCCATCTGGAAGGACATGG AAGAGACCCCGTTTGAGGTGGGGATCCGAGTGCAGATTCACAGCCAGGATGAGCCCCCTGCCATTGACCAGCTGGGCTTCGGGGCAGCCCCAGGCCATCAGACTTTTGTGTCCTGTCAGCAGCAGCAA CTGAGTTTCCTGCCACCACCCTGGGGTGACTGCAATACCGCATCTTTGGATCCCGACGACTTTGATCCAGAGCCCTCTGATCCCTTGGGTTcccccagacccagacccagccCTCCTTATAGTTTAATAGGTTGTCGCCTGGCCTGTGAGTCTCGCTATGTGGCTCGGAAGTGTGGCTGTCGAATGATGCATATGCCTG GAAACTCCCCAGTGTGCAGCCCCCAGCAGTACAAGGACTGCGCCAGCCCAGCTCTGG GGAGAATGTACTGGTTCTGGATATCTTCTTTGAGGCCCTCAACTATGAAGCGGTGGAACAAAAGGCGGCCTATGAAGTGTCGGAGCTGCTGG GAGACATTGGGGGACAGATGGGACTGTTTATTGGAGCAAGCCTGCTTACCATCCTTGAGATCCTCGACTATCTCTGTGAG GTTTTCCAAGACAGAGTCCTGGGGTATTTCTGGAACAGAAGGAGCGCTCAAAAGCGCTCTGGCAACACTCTGGTAA
- the Asic3 gene encoding acid-sensing ion channel 3 isoform X4, translated as MKPRSGLEEAQRRQASDIRVFASSCTMHGLGHIFGPGGLTLRRGLWATAVLLSLAAFLYQVAERVRYYGEFHHKTTLDERESHQLTFPAVTLCNINPLRRSRLTPNDLHWAGTALLGLDPAEHAAYLRALGQPPAPPGFMPSPTFDMAQLYARAGHSLEDMLLDCRYRGQPCGPENFTVIFTRMGQCYTFNSGAHGAELLTTPKGGAGNGLEIMLDVQQEEYLPIWKDMEETPFEVGIRVQIHSQDEPPAIDQLGFGAAPGHQTFVSCQQQQLSFLPPPWGDCNTASLDPDDFDPEPSDPLGSPRPRPSPPYSLIGCRLACESRYVARKCGCRMMHMPGNSPVCSPQQYKDCASPALDAMLRKDTCVCPNPCATTRYAKELSMVRIPSRASARYLARKYNRSESYITENVLVLDIFFEALNYEAVEQKAAYEVSELLGDIGGQMGLFIGASLLTILEILDYLCEVFQDRVLGYFWNRRSAQKRSGNTLASYHSLCCHQDTLCLPPYLLPRHKALDQLGCTVTSWTCPACISLLSPP; from the exons ATGAAACCTCGCTCCGGACTGGAGGAGGCCCAGCGGCGACAGGCCTCAGACATCCGGGTGTTTGCCAGCAGCTGCACAATGCATGGTCTGGGCCACATCTTTGGCCCTGGAGGCCTGACCCTGCGCCGAGGGCTGTGGGCCACAGCTGTGCTCCTGTCGCTGGCGGCCTTCCTCTACCAGGTGGCTGAGCGGGTTCGCTACTATGGGGAGTTCCACCATAAGACCACCCTGGATGAGCGTGAGAGCCACCAGCTCACCTTCCCAGCTGTGACTCTGTGTAATATCAACCCACTGCGCCGCTCACGCCTCACACCCAATGACTTGCACTGGGCTGGAACAGCGCTGCTGGGCCTGGACCCTGCTGAACATGCTGCCTACCTTCGTGCACTGGGCCAGCCCCCCGCACCACCTGGCTTCATGCCCAGTCCGACCTTTGACATGGCACAACTCTACGCCAGAGCCGGCCACTCCCTTGAGGACATGTTGTTGGATTGCCGATACCGTGGCCAGCCCTGTGGGCCTGAGAACTTCACAGTG ATCTTTACTCGAATGGGGCAATGCTACACCTTCAACTCTGGTGCCCACGGTGCAGAGCTGCTCACCACTCCAAAGGGTGGTGCTGGCAACGGACTGGAGATTATGCTAGATGTACAGCAAGAGGAGTATCTGCCCATCTGGAAGGACATGG AAGAGACCCCGTTTGAGGTGGGGATCCGAGTGCAGATTCACAGCCAGGATGAGCCCCCTGCCATTGACCAGCTGGGCTTCGGGGCAGCCCCAGGCCATCAGACTTTTGTGTCCTGTCAGCAGCAGCAA CTGAGTTTCCTGCCACCACCCTGGGGTGACTGCAATACCGCATCTTTGGATCCCGACGACTTTGATCCAGAGCCCTCTGATCCCTTGGGTTcccccagacccagacccagccCTCCTTATAGTTTAATAGGTTGTCGCCTGGCCTGTGAGTCTCGCTATGTGGCTCGGAAGTGTGGCTGTCGAATGATGCATATGCCTG GAAACTCCCCAGTGTGCAGCCCCCAGCAGTACAAGGACTGCGCCAGCCCAGCTCTGG ACGCTATGCTGCGAAAGGACACGTGTGTCTGCCCCAACCCGTGCGCTACTACACGCTATGCCAAGGAGCTCTCCATGGTGCGGATTCCCAGCCGCGCGTCAGCTCGCTACCTGGCCCGGAAATACAACCGCAGCGAGTCCTACATTAC GGAGAATGTACTGGTTCTGGATATCTTCTTTGAGGCCCTCAACTATGAAGCGGTGGAACAAAAGGCGGCCTATGAAGTGTCGGAGCTGCTGG GAGACATTGGGGGACAGATGGGACTGTTTATTGGAGCAAGCCTGCTTACCATCCTTGAGATCCTCGACTATCTCTGTGAG GTTTTCCAAGACAGAGTCCTGGGGTATTTCTGGAACAGAAGGAGCGCTCAAAAGCGCTCTGGCAACACTCTG GCCTCCTACCACTCCCTGTGCTGTCACCAAGACACTCTCTGCCTCCCACCGTACCTGTTACCTCGTCACAAGGCTCTAGACCAGCTTGGCTGCACTGTGACATCTTGGACATGTCCAGCCTGTATATCTTTGCTGTCTCCACCCTAA
- the Asic3 gene encoding acid-sensing ion channel 3, with translation MKPRSGLEEAQRRQASDIRVFASSCTMHGLGHIFGPGGLTLRRGLWATAVLLSLAAFLYQVAERVRYYGEFHHKTTLDERESHQLTFPAVTLCNINPLRRSRLTPNDLHWAGTALLGLDPAEHAAYLRALGQPPAPPGFMPSPTFDMAQLYARAGHSLEDMLLDCRYRGQPCGPENFTVIFTRMGQCYTFNSGAHGAELLTTPKGGAGNGLEIMLDVQQEEYLPIWKDMEETPFEVGIRVQIHSQDEPPAIDQLGFGAAPGHQTFVSCQQQQLSFLPPPWGDCNTASLDPDDFDPEPSDPLGSPRPRPSPPYSLIGCRLACESRYVARKCGCRMMHMPGNSPVCSPQQYKDCASPALDAMLRKDTCVCPNPCATTRYAKELSMVRIPSRASARYLARKYNRSESYITENVLVLDIFFEALNYEAVEQKAAYEVSELLGDIGGQMGLFIGASLLTILEILDYLCEVFQDRVLGYFWNRRSAQKRSGNTLLQEELNGHRTHVPHLSLGPRPPTTPCAVTKTLSASHRTCYLVTRL, from the exons ATGAAACCTCGCTCCGGACTGGAGGAGGCCCAGCGGCGACAGGCCTCAGACATCCGGGTGTTTGCCAGCAGCTGCACAATGCATGGTCTGGGCCACATCTTTGGCCCTGGAGGCCTGACCCTGCGCCGAGGGCTGTGGGCCACAGCTGTGCTCCTGTCGCTGGCGGCCTTCCTCTACCAGGTGGCTGAGCGGGTTCGCTACTATGGGGAGTTCCACCATAAGACCACCCTGGATGAGCGTGAGAGCCACCAGCTCACCTTCCCAGCTGTGACTCTGTGTAATATCAACCCACTGCGCCGCTCACGCCTCACACCCAATGACTTGCACTGGGCTGGAACAGCGCTGCTGGGCCTGGACCCTGCTGAACATGCTGCCTACCTTCGTGCACTGGGCCAGCCCCCCGCACCACCTGGCTTCATGCCCAGTCCGACCTTTGACATGGCACAACTCTACGCCAGAGCCGGCCACTCCCTTGAGGACATGTTGTTGGATTGCCGATACCGTGGCCAGCCCTGTGGGCCTGAGAACTTCACAGTG ATCTTTACTCGAATGGGGCAATGCTACACCTTCAACTCTGGTGCCCACGGTGCAGAGCTGCTCACCACTCCAAAGGGTGGTGCTGGCAACGGACTGGAGATTATGCTAGATGTACAGCAAGAGGAGTATCTGCCCATCTGGAAGGACATGG AAGAGACCCCGTTTGAGGTGGGGATCCGAGTGCAGATTCACAGCCAGGATGAGCCCCCTGCCATTGACCAGCTGGGCTTCGGGGCAGCCCCAGGCCATCAGACTTTTGTGTCCTGTCAGCAGCAGCAA CTGAGTTTCCTGCCACCACCCTGGGGTGACTGCAATACCGCATCTTTGGATCCCGACGACTTTGATCCAGAGCCCTCTGATCCCTTGGGTTcccccagacccagacccagccCTCCTTATAGTTTAATAGGTTGTCGCCTGGCCTGTGAGTCTCGCTATGTGGCTCGGAAGTGTGGCTGTCGAATGATGCATATGCCTG GAAACTCCCCAGTGTGCAGCCCCCAGCAGTACAAGGACTGCGCCAGCCCAGCTCTGG ACGCTATGCTGCGAAAGGACACGTGTGTCTGCCCCAACCCGTGCGCTACTACACGCTATGCCAAGGAGCTCTCCATGGTGCGGATTCCCAGCCGCGCGTCAGCTCGCTACCTGGCCCGGAAATACAACCGCAGCGAGTCCTACATTAC GGAGAATGTACTGGTTCTGGATATCTTCTTTGAGGCCCTCAACTATGAAGCGGTGGAACAAAAGGCGGCCTATGAAGTGTCGGAGCTGCTGG GAGACATTGGGGGACAGATGGGACTGTTTATTGGAGCAAGCCTGCTTACCATCCTTGAGATCCTCGACTATCTCTGTGAG GTTTTCCAAGACAGAGTCCTGGGGTATTTCTGGAACAGAAGGAGCGCTCAAAAGCGCTCTGGCAACACTCTG CTCCAGGAAGAGTTGAATGGCCATCGAACACATGTTCCCCACCTCAGCCTAGGGCCCAG GCCTCCTACCACTCCCTGTGCTGTCACCAAGACACTCTCTGCCTCCCACCGTACCTGTTACCTCGTCACAAGGCTCTAG
- the Asic3 gene encoding acid-sensing ion channel 3 isoform X3: MKPRSGLEEAQRRQASDIRVFASSCTMHGLGHIFGPGGLTLRRGLWATAVLLSLAAFLYQVAERVRYYGEFHHKTTLDERESHQLTFPAVTLCNINPLRRSRLTPNDLHWAGTALLGLDPAEHAAYLRALGQPPAPPGFMPSPTFDMAQLYARAGHSLEDMLLDCRYRGQPCGPENFTVIFTRMGQCYTFNSGAHGAELLTTPKGGAGNGLEIMLDVQQEEYLPIWKDMEETPFEVGIRVQIHSQDEPPAIDQLGFGAAPGHQTFVSCQQQQLSFLPPPWGDCNTASLDPDDFDPEPSDPLGSPRPRPSPPYSLIGCRLACESRYVARKCGCRMMHMPGNSPVCSPQQYKDCASPALDAMLRKDTCVCPNPCATTRYAKELSMVRIPSRASARYLARKYNRSESYITENVLVLDIFFEALNYEAVEQKAAYEVSELLGVYRVPGSARCRHGFPRQSPGVFLEQKERSKALWQHSAPGRVEWPSNTCSPPQPRAQASYHSLCCHQDTLCLPPYLLPRHKALDQLGCTVTSWTCPACISLLSPP, encoded by the exons ATGAAACCTCGCTCCGGACTGGAGGAGGCCCAGCGGCGACAGGCCTCAGACATCCGGGTGTTTGCCAGCAGCTGCACAATGCATGGTCTGGGCCACATCTTTGGCCCTGGAGGCCTGACCCTGCGCCGAGGGCTGTGGGCCACAGCTGTGCTCCTGTCGCTGGCGGCCTTCCTCTACCAGGTGGCTGAGCGGGTTCGCTACTATGGGGAGTTCCACCATAAGACCACCCTGGATGAGCGTGAGAGCCACCAGCTCACCTTCCCAGCTGTGACTCTGTGTAATATCAACCCACTGCGCCGCTCACGCCTCACACCCAATGACTTGCACTGGGCTGGAACAGCGCTGCTGGGCCTGGACCCTGCTGAACATGCTGCCTACCTTCGTGCACTGGGCCAGCCCCCCGCACCACCTGGCTTCATGCCCAGTCCGACCTTTGACATGGCACAACTCTACGCCAGAGCCGGCCACTCCCTTGAGGACATGTTGTTGGATTGCCGATACCGTGGCCAGCCCTGTGGGCCTGAGAACTTCACAGTG ATCTTTACTCGAATGGGGCAATGCTACACCTTCAACTCTGGTGCCCACGGTGCAGAGCTGCTCACCACTCCAAAGGGTGGTGCTGGCAACGGACTGGAGATTATGCTAGATGTACAGCAAGAGGAGTATCTGCCCATCTGGAAGGACATGG AAGAGACCCCGTTTGAGGTGGGGATCCGAGTGCAGATTCACAGCCAGGATGAGCCCCCTGCCATTGACCAGCTGGGCTTCGGGGCAGCCCCAGGCCATCAGACTTTTGTGTCCTGTCAGCAGCAGCAA CTGAGTTTCCTGCCACCACCCTGGGGTGACTGCAATACCGCATCTTTGGATCCCGACGACTTTGATCCAGAGCCCTCTGATCCCTTGGGTTcccccagacccagacccagccCTCCTTATAGTTTAATAGGTTGTCGCCTGGCCTGTGAGTCTCGCTATGTGGCTCGGAAGTGTGGCTGTCGAATGATGCATATGCCTG GAAACTCCCCAGTGTGCAGCCCCCAGCAGTACAAGGACTGCGCCAGCCCAGCTCTGG ACGCTATGCTGCGAAAGGACACGTGTGTCTGCCCCAACCCGTGCGCTACTACACGCTATGCCAAGGAGCTCTCCATGGTGCGGATTCCCAGCCGCGCGTCAGCTCGCTACCTGGCCCGGAAATACAACCGCAGCGAGTCCTACATTAC GGAGAATGTACTGGTTCTGGATATCTTCTTTGAGGCCCTCAACTATGAAGCGGTGGAACAAAAGGCGGCCTATGAAGTGTCGGAGCTGCTGGGTGTGTACAGAGTGCCGGGGTCTGCGAGGTGCAGACACG GTTTTCCAAGACAGAGTCCTGGGGTATTTCTGGAACAGAAGGAGCGCTCAAAAGCGCTCTGGCAACACTCTG CTCCAGGAAGAGTTGAATGGCCATCGAACACATGTTCCCCACCTCAGCCTAGGGCCCAG GCCTCCTACCACTCCCTGTGCTGTCACCAAGACACTCTCTGCCTCCCACCGTACCTGTTACCTCGTCACAAGGCTCTAGACCAGCTTGGCTGCACTGTGACATCTTGGACATGTCCAGCCTGTATATCTTTGCTGTCTCCACCCTAA
- the Asic3 gene encoding acid-sensing ion channel 3 isoform X1, with the protein MKPRSGLEEAQRRQASDIRVFASSCTMHGLGHIFGPGGLTLRRGLWATAVLLSLAAFLYQVAERVRYYGEFHHKTTLDERESHQLTFPAVTLCNINPLRRSRLTPNDLHWAGTALLGLDPAEHAAYLRALGQPPAPPGFMPSPTFDMAQLYARAGHSLEDMLLDCRYRGQPCGPENFTVIFTRMGQCYTFNSGAHGAELLTTPKGGAGNGLEIMLDVQQEEYLPIWKDMEETPFEVGIRVQIHSQDEPPAIDQLGFGAAPGHQTFVSCQQQQLSFLPPPWGDCNTASLDPDDFDPEPSDPLGSPRPRPSPPYSLIGCRLACESRYVARKCGCRMMHMPGNSPVCSPQQYKDCASPALDAMLRKDTCVCPNPCATTRYAKELSMVRIPSRASARYLARKYNRSESYITENVLVLDIFFEALNYEAVEQKAAYEVSELLGDIGGQMGLFIGASLLTILEILDYLCEVGKNPRHHGEESGHQCLKGWTGYLTPATCPQVFQDRVLGYFWNRRSAQKRSGNTLLQEELNGHRTHVPHLSLGPRPPTTPCAVTKTLSASHRTCYLVTRL; encoded by the exons ATGAAACCTCGCTCCGGACTGGAGGAGGCCCAGCGGCGACAGGCCTCAGACATCCGGGTGTTTGCCAGCAGCTGCACAATGCATGGTCTGGGCCACATCTTTGGCCCTGGAGGCCTGACCCTGCGCCGAGGGCTGTGGGCCACAGCTGTGCTCCTGTCGCTGGCGGCCTTCCTCTACCAGGTGGCTGAGCGGGTTCGCTACTATGGGGAGTTCCACCATAAGACCACCCTGGATGAGCGTGAGAGCCACCAGCTCACCTTCCCAGCTGTGACTCTGTGTAATATCAACCCACTGCGCCGCTCACGCCTCACACCCAATGACTTGCACTGGGCTGGAACAGCGCTGCTGGGCCTGGACCCTGCTGAACATGCTGCCTACCTTCGTGCACTGGGCCAGCCCCCCGCACCACCTGGCTTCATGCCCAGTCCGACCTTTGACATGGCACAACTCTACGCCAGAGCCGGCCACTCCCTTGAGGACATGTTGTTGGATTGCCGATACCGTGGCCAGCCCTGTGGGCCTGAGAACTTCACAGTG ATCTTTACTCGAATGGGGCAATGCTACACCTTCAACTCTGGTGCCCACGGTGCAGAGCTGCTCACCACTCCAAAGGGTGGTGCTGGCAACGGACTGGAGATTATGCTAGATGTACAGCAAGAGGAGTATCTGCCCATCTGGAAGGACATGG AAGAGACCCCGTTTGAGGTGGGGATCCGAGTGCAGATTCACAGCCAGGATGAGCCCCCTGCCATTGACCAGCTGGGCTTCGGGGCAGCCCCAGGCCATCAGACTTTTGTGTCCTGTCAGCAGCAGCAA CTGAGTTTCCTGCCACCACCCTGGGGTGACTGCAATACCGCATCTTTGGATCCCGACGACTTTGATCCAGAGCCCTCTGATCCCTTGGGTTcccccagacccagacccagccCTCCTTATAGTTTAATAGGTTGTCGCCTGGCCTGTGAGTCTCGCTATGTGGCTCGGAAGTGTGGCTGTCGAATGATGCATATGCCTG GAAACTCCCCAGTGTGCAGCCCCCAGCAGTACAAGGACTGCGCCAGCCCAGCTCTGG ACGCTATGCTGCGAAAGGACACGTGTGTCTGCCCCAACCCGTGCGCTACTACACGCTATGCCAAGGAGCTCTCCATGGTGCGGATTCCCAGCCGCGCGTCAGCTCGCTACCTGGCCCGGAAATACAACCGCAGCGAGTCCTACATTAC GGAGAATGTACTGGTTCTGGATATCTTCTTTGAGGCCCTCAACTATGAAGCGGTGGAACAAAAGGCGGCCTATGAAGTGTCGGAGCTGCTGG GAGACATTGGGGGACAGATGGGACTGTTTATTGGAGCAAGCCTGCTTACCATCCTTGAGATCCTCGACTATCTCTGTGAGGTGGGAAAGAACCCCAGACACCACGGGGAAGAATCAGGTCACCAGTGTCTAAAAGGGTGGACTGGCTACCTTACTCCTGCCACTTGTCCCCAGGTTTTCCAAGACAGAGTCCTGGGGTATTTCTGGAACAGAAGGAGCGCTCAAAAGCGCTCTGGCAACACTCTG CTCCAGGAAGAGTTGAATGGCCATCGAACACATGTTCCCCACCTCAGCCTAGGGCCCAG GCCTCCTACCACTCCCTGTGCTGTCACCAAGACACTCTCTGCCTCCCACCGTACCTGTTACCTCGTCACAAGGCTCTAG
- the Asic3 gene encoding acid-sensing ion channel 3 isoform X2 gives MKPRSGLEEAQRRQASDIRVFASSCTMHGLGHIFGPGGLTLRRGLWATAVLLSLAAFLYQVAERVRYYGEFHHKTTLDERESHQLTFPAVTLCNINPLRRSRLTPNDLHWAGTALLGLDPAEHAAYLRALGQPPAPPGFMPSPTFDMAQLYARAGHSLEDMLLDCRYRGQPCGPENFTVIFTRMGQCYTFNSGAHGAELLTTPKGGAGNGLEIMLDVQQEEYLPIWKDMEETPFEVGIRVQIHSQDEPPAIDQLGFGAAPGHQTFVSCQQQQLSFLPPPWGDCNTASLDPDDFDPEPSDPLGSPRPRPSPPYSLIGCRLACESRYVARKCGCRMMHMPGNSPVCSPQQYKDCASPALDAMLRKDTCVCPNPCATTRYAKELSMVRIPSRASARYLARKYNRSESYITENVLVLDIFFEALNYEAVEQKAAYEVSELLGDIGGQMGLFIGASLLTILEILDYLCEVGKNPRHHGEESGHQCLKGWTGYLTPATCPQVFQDRVLGYFWNRRSAQKRSGNTLVTLSLPSPTPNIVGLTPNIWSRSYKCSNLGCSPPDFPSSHSSRKS, from the exons ATGAAACCTCGCTCCGGACTGGAGGAGGCCCAGCGGCGACAGGCCTCAGACATCCGGGTGTTTGCCAGCAGCTGCACAATGCATGGTCTGGGCCACATCTTTGGCCCTGGAGGCCTGACCCTGCGCCGAGGGCTGTGGGCCACAGCTGTGCTCCTGTCGCTGGCGGCCTTCCTCTACCAGGTGGCTGAGCGGGTTCGCTACTATGGGGAGTTCCACCATAAGACCACCCTGGATGAGCGTGAGAGCCACCAGCTCACCTTCCCAGCTGTGACTCTGTGTAATATCAACCCACTGCGCCGCTCACGCCTCACACCCAATGACTTGCACTGGGCTGGAACAGCGCTGCTGGGCCTGGACCCTGCTGAACATGCTGCCTACCTTCGTGCACTGGGCCAGCCCCCCGCACCACCTGGCTTCATGCCCAGTCCGACCTTTGACATGGCACAACTCTACGCCAGAGCCGGCCACTCCCTTGAGGACATGTTGTTGGATTGCCGATACCGTGGCCAGCCCTGTGGGCCTGAGAACTTCACAGTG ATCTTTACTCGAATGGGGCAATGCTACACCTTCAACTCTGGTGCCCACGGTGCAGAGCTGCTCACCACTCCAAAGGGTGGTGCTGGCAACGGACTGGAGATTATGCTAGATGTACAGCAAGAGGAGTATCTGCCCATCTGGAAGGACATGG AAGAGACCCCGTTTGAGGTGGGGATCCGAGTGCAGATTCACAGCCAGGATGAGCCCCCTGCCATTGACCAGCTGGGCTTCGGGGCAGCCCCAGGCCATCAGACTTTTGTGTCCTGTCAGCAGCAGCAA CTGAGTTTCCTGCCACCACCCTGGGGTGACTGCAATACCGCATCTTTGGATCCCGACGACTTTGATCCAGAGCCCTCTGATCCCTTGGGTTcccccagacccagacccagccCTCCTTATAGTTTAATAGGTTGTCGCCTGGCCTGTGAGTCTCGCTATGTGGCTCGGAAGTGTGGCTGTCGAATGATGCATATGCCTG GAAACTCCCCAGTGTGCAGCCCCCAGCAGTACAAGGACTGCGCCAGCCCAGCTCTGG ACGCTATGCTGCGAAAGGACACGTGTGTCTGCCCCAACCCGTGCGCTACTACACGCTATGCCAAGGAGCTCTCCATGGTGCGGATTCCCAGCCGCGCGTCAGCTCGCTACCTGGCCCGGAAATACAACCGCAGCGAGTCCTACATTAC GGAGAATGTACTGGTTCTGGATATCTTCTTTGAGGCCCTCAACTATGAAGCGGTGGAACAAAAGGCGGCCTATGAAGTGTCGGAGCTGCTGG GAGACATTGGGGGACAGATGGGACTGTTTATTGGAGCAAGCCTGCTTACCATCCTTGAGATCCTCGACTATCTCTGTGAGGTGGGAAAGAACCCCAGACACCACGGGGAAGAATCAGGTCACCAGTGTCTAAAAGGGTGGACTGGCTACCTTACTCCTGCCACTTGTCCCCAGGTTTTCCAAGACAGAGTCCTGGGGTATTTCTGGAACAGAAGGAGCGCTCAAAAGCGCTCTGGCAACACTCTGGTAACACTCTCTTTGCCTTCCCCCACCCCTAACATTGTAGGCCTCACCCCAAACATTTGGTCCAGGAGCTATAAGTGCAGCAATCTTGGCTGCTCTCCACCTGACTTTCCCTCTTCCCACAGCTCCAGGAAGAGTTGA